The proteins below come from a single Chrysoperla carnea chromosome 1, inChrCarn1.1, whole genome shotgun sequence genomic window:
- the LOC123305418 gene encoding uncharacterized protein LOC123305418, with the protein MHQLVNKGDSLNKNMTAVIKSYISRDLAVMYVPSKQGKGENSKLVFKDTSFYQCIQEVMRKKMKNTSGGDLSDKDILTSMSATIRNARDWDGFRFLRTQKIEKPAKNIEPT; encoded by the exons ATGCATCAATTGGTTAATAAAGGGGATAGCCTTAACAAGAACATGACTGCTGTGATAAAAAGCTATATCTCACGTGATTTAGCTGTGATGTACGTTCCGTCCAAACAAGGTAAAGGAGAAAACAGCAAATTGGTATTTAAAGATACTAGTTTTTATCAATGCATACAAG aagtaatgcgaaaaaaaatgaaaaatacgtCAGGAGGCGATCTTAGTGACAAAGATATTTTAACCTCCATGTCTGCTACCATCCGGAATGCTCGTGACTGGGATGGATTCCGATTTCTAAGGACGCAAAAGATTGAAAAACCTGCTAAAAACATAGAACCTACATAA